One Miscanthus floridulus cultivar M001 chromosome 11, ASM1932011v1, whole genome shotgun sequence DNA window includes the following coding sequences:
- the LOC136494542 gene encoding dihydroorotase, mitochondrial-like isoform X1 — MVRQEIPLLVHGEVTDPHVDIFDREKVFIDRILAPLVQKLPQLKIVMEHITTMDAVNFIESCELGQAIVSAVTKGSRRYFLGTDSAPHDKRNKECSCGCAGIYSAPVALSLYAKVFEEAGALDNLEAFTSFNGPDFYGLPRNTSKIVLRKSGWEVSATYKHSSGEIVPMFAGSTLEWLPSDDEPKE; from the exons ATGGTCAGGCAGGAAATTCCTTTGCTT GTTCATGGAGAAGTCACAGATCCACATGTTGACATCTTTGACCGTGAGAAGGTTTTCATTGATAGAATACTGGCACCACTTGTACAAAAACTTCCACAGCTGAAAATTGTTATGGAACACATCACAACTATGGATGCAGTGAATTTCATAGAATCATGTGAACTAG GACAAGCTATTGTATCTGCTGTAACAAAAGGGAGTAGACGATACTTTCTTGGCACTGACAGCGCTCCCCATGATAAACGGAACAAAGAATGTTCCTGTGGTTGTGCAGGAATATATAGCGCTCCTGTTGCCTTGTCTCTTTATGCGAAGGTATTTGAAGAG GCTGGAGCCCTCGATAATCTAGAAGCTTTTACAAGCTTCAATGGCCCTGATTTTTACGGTCTCCCAAGGAACACTTCAAAGATTGTCTTGAGAAAGAGTGGCTGGGAAGTATCCGCAACTTATAAGCACAGTTCAGGGGAGATTGTGCCTATGTTTGCTGGCAGCACCCTTGAATGGCTTCCATCTGATGATGAGCCTAAAGAATAA
- the LOC136494542 gene encoding dihydroorotase, mitochondrial-like isoform X2 has translation MFPGHVAATVTPQHLLLNRNALFQGGLQPHNYCLPVLKREIHRQAIVSAVTKGSRRYFLGTDSAPHDKRNKECSCGCAGIYSAPVALSLYAKVFEEAGALDNLEAFTSFNGPDFYGLPRNTSKIVLRKSGWEVSATYKHSSGEIVPMFAGSTLEWLPSDDEPKE, from the exons ATGTTCCCAGGTCATGTTGCTGCAACAGTGACTCCTCAGCATCTCCTCCTCAATAGGAACGCTTTATTTCAGGGTGGCTTGCAGCCACACAATTACTGCTTGCCAGTTCTGAAAAGAGAGATCCATA GACAAGCTATTGTATCTGCTGTAACAAAAGGGAGTAGACGATACTTTCTTGGCACTGACAGCGCTCCCCATGATAAACGGAACAAAGAATGTTCCTGTGGTTGTGCAGGAATATATAGCGCTCCTGTTGCCTTGTCTCTTTATGCGAAGGTATTTGAAGAG GCTGGAGCCCTCGATAATCTAGAAGCTTTTACAAGCTTCAATGGCCCTGATTTTTACGGTCTCCCAAGGAACACTTCAAAGATTGTCTTGAGAAAGAGTGGCTGGGAAGTATCCGCAACTTATAAGCACAGTTCAGGGGAGATTGTGCCTATGTTTGCTGGCAGCACCCTTGAATGGCTTCCATCTGATGATGAGCCTAAAGAATAA
- the LOC136492280 gene encoding uncharacterized protein → MTGIVTNKVQIKNKWDKLKEDFKAWKKLMLRQTGTGWDPIKKTIAMDDEWWKKARAISWFKIFAIFVFHMTNLLDIPGCGKFKKKGLENEDDLAKCFADITTIGIDHWSPHVVNIENVDETQQEATNFDPQDDDVIPETQEEDIGISPPPASGKRLARLVEKSGKKAVLYGSKHCMAVVSYISFMSMFTDVFK, encoded by the exons ATGACTGGAATTGTGACTAACAAGGTTCAGATCAAGAACAAATGGGACAAGTTGAAGGAAGATTTCAAGGCATGGAAGAAACTAATGCTGAGGCAAACAGGGACTGGTTGGGATCCTATAAAGAAGACTATTGCTATGGATGATGAATGGTGGAAAAAAGCTAGAGCTATAAGTTGGTTCAAGATTTTTGCTATATTTGTTTTCCATATGACAAATCTGTTG GACATTCCGGGTTGTGGAAAGTTCAAAAAGAAGGGCCTTGAGAATGAAGATGACTTAGCCAAGTGTTTTGCTGACATCACTACTATTGGTATTGATCATTGGTCTCCTCATGTTGTGAATATTGAAAATGTTGATGAGACACAACAGGAGGCAACCAATTTTGAtccacaagatgatgatgtcatTCCTGAAACACAAGAGGAGGATATTGGTATTTCTCCTCCACCTGCAAGTGGCAAGAGATTGGCTAGGCTTGTTGAAAAAAGTGGCAAGAAGGCAGTTCTGTATGGCAGTAAACA TTGTATGGCAGTTGTATCTTACATTTCATTTATGTCAATGTTCACAGATGTCTTCAAGTGA
- the LOC136494304 gene encoding FCS-Like Zinc finger 1-like, which translates to MDTSLACAGFFFDTEPIGEPRLPALNACALCSKPLARDSDIFMYRGDTPFCSQECRYEQMQHDAIRARHAARSAGRRRQP; encoded by the coding sequence ATGGACACTTCGCTCGCCTGTGCTGGCTTCTTCTTCGACACCGAGCCGATCGGCGAGCCCCGCCTGCCCGCGCTGAACGCGTGCGCGCTCTGCTCAAAACCGTTGGCCCGCGACAGCGACATCTTCATGTACAGAGGGGACACGCCCTTCTGCAGCCAGGAGTGCCGCTACGAGCAGATGCAGCACGACGCCATCCGCGCCAGGCACGCGGCCAGGTCCgctggccggcggcggcagccGTAG
- the LOC136493555 gene encoding FCS-Like Zinc finger 1-like → MATSLACAGFFFDTEPIGEPRLPALNACALCSKPLTRNSDIFMYKGDTPFCSEDCRYEQMHHDAAYARQASSSRRKQQQQQSQRSRGASVVAKADVYVAS, encoded by the coding sequence ATGGCCACTTCGCTCGCCTGTGCTGGCTTCTTCTTCGACACCGAGCCGATCGGCGAGCCCCGCCTGCCTGCGTTGAACGCGTGCGCGCTCTGCTCCAAGCCGCTCACCCGCAACAGCGACATCTTCATGTACAAGGGGGACACCCCGTTCTGCAGCGAGGACTGCCGCTACGAGCAGATGCACCACGACGCGGCCTACGCGCGGCAGGCCAGCAGCAGCCGgcggaagcagcagcagcagcagtcgcaGCGGAGCAGAGGAGCCTCTGTGGTCGCCAAGGCAGACGTGTACGTGGCCAGCTAA